Genomic window (Daucus carota subsp. sativus chromosome 5, DH1 v3.0, whole genome shotgun sequence):
ttaaaaaaaatattagtttaacAGTGCATTAAATTCTAAGATGTAATGTAGTAATATGTAAGAAATTCTCAAAAAGAGAAAGCTTACTTCTTTGGAAAATGCCTGATACACTTGAAATTCTTCATGCACGGCGACTTTGGGTTCTGCAGTCCACATGGGTCATGCATCATGTAAGCTTTAACAGTTGCGTATCCAGCAGGATCAAGGTCAGGATCAGGAATTTCAGCAGACACAAATTTGTCAACGTTCTCTTTTAAGTACTTTTTGGAAGCTCCGTCAAGCCAAATTAACATATGTACATGTGGGAGGCCTCGCTTTTGAAACTCTACAACGTACATTACTACATAACATGGCATAGGCAGTATATGTTGTTAATACAAAGTAGTTTTACCAACATATGGAAACAAATAGAATTGCCACTTGTATAAAGTCAGATATGATTTTATAAGGCCTGAAAACGCGGGCTAAATAACAGAGTTAACAACATATGGAATCTGCTATAAATGGCAATTAAATTACCTCCAACACACTTGCCGAAGTGAGACTTTTTTTTAATGTCATTGGTTAACTGGTCCAGCTTCATACGGAATACCCTTGAAATTATATCAGGACAGTTAGAAGGAATGCAGCCTGGTACAAAGAGCATCATCTTTTGGATTTCATCCCACCATGAATTACAGgtcattgttaaaaaaacatccGGATGTCCAACATGACGACAAACAACTAAAGCATCCTGGAAATTCTGTTGCATGTAACGCTTCGATCCAACGTATCCAGCTGGCAGAATCACGCCTTTGCCAACATTGTTGGAATTTCCATCTCCATTTCGAATAGAGTCACAAATGTGAGTATAGAGTTCGTTCCTCAACACAGTCTGGTGGGTTCGAAACCACCATAGCCTTGTCTGCTCCATAGAAGAAAAAAGCATCAACCATATACTGCTGGAAAAGTCTTCCTCCGAGCCTTGGAGTTTGGCCTGCAATAAAGATGATAGTTCGAAGAAACataaattcagaaaaagaaaaaaatgctttaaaactTGCAACTGGTAATTACATTGGCATTTTAGTACTTGACCTTCATTGTCTCTAACTTGGAACCTATAGGAGTAGTAGTCTTTCATAGATATCATGTCTTTCTCCTTGTTTGAACCTACTGGTGCACTCTGAAATAGTATTCGATTGTGGTAACCATCCTCTCCATTGGGAAAAAGAAGAGGATATTGGAGAGCCATGAGTTTTGggtgaatataaaatattctttgCAATCCACCAAGCTTCTGCTCAACAATAATATCGCGGTCAGCTGTGGAATTACCACAACTGGCCACCATTATACCGGCAACTTCATCAGAAGTAGAAATATGATTCTCTCGTCCGCTTTGAGAGCAACAGATTTTGAGCTCCACTTTTAAATCCACCAGGTCTTTGGCCTCCCACCGATCTCGGGCCATACGGAATTTGGCAACCAATTCGGTGGTCTCATCCAACATTTGTATAAGGCCTTGAATAACGTCTGTGTCAACAGTCTACTGATCTGCAACATTAACCCAACGAAGCCTGTTATTAACCTCATTAGCTGTATCATATATATACAGCTGACCGTTAAGCACTTATAAACATAAGGACCACGACAAGCAAACATGGCATTGTATAGTCTGATGCTACGTTGGAAATCAGCTCCAATTTCTTTGTTGGAATATAAGTGCGTTAAGTAACCGGGAGTTGGTGGAGTAGGCGGCAGCACAACATCACCCTTCTTACAGCAGATTGAAAAAATTGGCAGGCCTTTCGTCACATTCTTATATGTTCGTTCCTCTTTCCAGAGACGTGCCTTACATTTTGAACATATAGCTTTTGGACCACCAAGGCTCGAATATTCTTCAGGTATGGCTTTTAAAACAGATAAATTCATAGTTTGTTCACAATCTGCAAAGGAATAATATTGGATAAATAAagtgaaataaaaaatacatacatAACAGAAATTGgttacatttataaaaaaagtatgAGTTTGGCTGACCACTATCAGAATCTATGTCCACCCCTGGTGTGTAGTCCTCATCGGTACTGGAACAGCCTGTTTTAGCATGAAAGTGAAAGGTGGATCAGTTTACAATCAACAAACAGACTCTGGAATTGGTTAAAGGTTCTGTAAAGAGTAGTTAATACCACTTAAGTAATCACTTTCGGAAGAATCAGAAAACACAGGATCGGCCATGGTAGAACACTCTAAAATGTAAAAGAAAAAGATTATACACAGTTAAGTAATGACATTTAATAAATGGACAAATAGATGGCAAAATGCAGAAGAATTAAAGAATTGTACTTAACCTATGTCATCGTCCGGCAAGTACTTGTTTGTCTCCATGTTAGGAGGTTCTTCATCTCCAAACAAAGTCTTAGAGGTTTCCTTAAAGTTAGCTTTAGTAGCACGACTACTTGGTCATTTTACATTGATACTATTATCTTCCATTCTGTTACTGATGTCAGCAAGTGGAACTCTTGTTGAGGACAATACTTTGTCTGCAGGTTTGTATTGATTACTCCTGTTCTTTGCACCTTAGTAATAGGCATGAAGACAGTTAGGAATTAAATCAGGTGACATAAGGTGgacatacaaaaatatataaaaaaatatatacctaTAGCTGAGAATCTCGTTTGATCAAGTGCCTGTGTATGGTTGGATAAAACTGAATGGGATGAAGCAGGTGTGAAAGGAGGCAGAGAGTAACTAAATCTTGTAGCAGAATTTTCAGATATATTCTCTTGCTCAGCACTACTTTTGCTCTGTGTACAGTTGGATATAACTGAATGGGAAGACACAGGTGTCAAAGGAGACAGCGGGTAACTAAATCTCTTAGTAGAATTTCCAGAAatattcttcttctcagcaCTACTTTTGCGCTTTCTCACAGATTTTGGTTTATAACCTAACAATAACAGTCCACAAAAGTGTAACAAGGCATTTAATGATCAAGTAAAGATGGAACTCACTGACGAAACAAAGGTATCATACACAACTACAAAAAACAGAGAAGATAATACCTTTTATCATATCTTCAGATGTAAACAGGCGCCAGGATTTGTCTGAGCTATCGTCCTggtaaatgaaaaataatagaaGTTCAATCAAAATAACatcttcaaaagaaaaaaagccTGTGCAAAAATGGCAGCAATAAAAAAATCAGCGAAAAGAATAATGAATGTGATATGAGaacaattaaatttaagaataaCAACATTAGACATTCTTgaaattataactataataataataaaatgaaaaagtaCAGCCTGTTAAGGCCGAGCAGCCGGCGGAGGAATGTCTTCTCCAGGAAGCTTGTTCCCAGCTTTATCTCTGAAACGTGAAAAAGAAGCTTTAGGAGCTAATCATTTAACGATTTAAAGATTTAATGTTTTTAAACTAATAATGTAGTTAACTGTAGAAGTTAGAGTAGGAAGGAGCGAGAGAAGAGTATGCATGAGTAAGTGTTCACACTGCAGTGCTTTAGAACCCACGTGCAACAGACAGGTGTCAGCAGCAGAGGCTGCAATTGCCAATGGCAGAAACCGTAATTATAAGGCTGCTAAAGGGTGGTTTCAAAGCTAACTTTAGATATTATGCAGAAGAGGCATCAGAAActataatatacatagatataAAGATATGTTATATTCATGAATTTGCTTTTGCTATTAAAGTACTTCAagttgatgaaaatttacaGAACACTAATTAAGTGAAGTCTGTGACACGGGGTATGTGGGGCCACGCCGACCATCTAGAAAACCTTGACTTCAATGAGGCACTACGTCGCGACGTACAAAACACTTGACAAGTAAATAATACTATAATACGAAAGTGATAACGCAAATTCTGCCCAGATGTTTTAAGTATCCCATTTTCCATCTCCTAGTACGCACTAAATATCATCCCCTAATTTCGAAAAATCTCAAACATGTTTGACTATCCGAGAAGAGACGCGGATGAGAGCAAGTCCAGACCCAGAAACCACACTTACGCTGATCCGTATTTGGGTTGGAAAATCGGAAAAGAAAGTGAAAAGTACGAGAACGATACGAAACTCAACGGCGGAGTGATCGAATTCAGGACGACACATGAGCATGGTATTTGTTCACCACCCTTGTGGGAGAACCAAGGTCCCGCCATCGAATCCGATAAGCTGCAATATTCCCTGAATCTCTCTCCAACATCGAGACGCGAAACGGTGAATAGAGGCAGGTTGGAGCTGATGGAGATGGTTAAGGCCATGCCGGAATCATCCTACGAGCTTTCACTAAAAGATCTCGTGGAGAACTTCCAAGGACCGGAGCAACCGGGTGGTATCCAAGAAAGCgcgaagaagaagaaaaagaagattaaTAACAAGGCGAAAAAGAAAAGCGGCAAtatgaatgaaaataataaGGGCATGTTTCTGAAGATGGTGGAGCTCCCGTTTGGAGGAGGAGCGAGTAGGAAAAAGAAGGTTAAGAATCCTTATGCGAGAGTTGTGTTGAAGACAGAGGATGAGGGAGGCTTCGACGACAAGGAGTGGTGGAACAAAATTAGACGGTGGTCCGTTTCCGACCAAGGTGGAAGCAGCGGCAGCGGAGGTAGTAGCCGTGACAGTATTGGAAGCACGAGGAGTAAGAGTACAAGGTACGTTCATTTCTGTTTATGTTCGACTCAGTTTTACATGACTCGGAcatagaataattttttccagATATTAAAAACTTTTCGAATTCGTTTTTATAATTTCTGAAATAATGTTGATGACTCATTGATCATGATTGCTTAATTATTTCTGAAATAAACCTCATCATTTCCATTAGACTTGAAGGTTCATCACACCGCAATCATCATGACTCGTAGGAGTATTTTAAGTTCTACGTAGAATTTAAAATCATGGGAATTTCCAATGACCAAGGGTAGAGTGGGTTAATAACTTCCTACAAATTATGGGTATTCATACTTCCATGAAAGTTGCTATTCTCTTACTTTTGTCAACCAAACAACTTCATCTATAGTTACTTCCTAGGAAGTTGAAATTCCTCGATATTGGAAAGGCAACCAAACGAGCACTTAAATAACGGAATTTCGCCGCCACGTACATGTAAAAAAGACGTATTCGGTTGCTCTGGCACTCGCCTTCATGTGGTGGACATTATTATCAGTTAGTTGCCCTTTTAATATTCAGGTATTTcaactttttgaaaaataattataaataaaattgttttgCTTAAGAAAAGCAAACGAAGAATATTCATGATATGTGAGAGATTATTTATCCAACTCATCTTTAATTAATGGAAATTCTTACAATTTTATATTCTGAAATTGAcaatcaaacaaattttttCATGTTCTgaaaaatgtaaataataaaaaactcaCACAAGTGAACAAACCGTTAATCTTATCCTTGATTTAATCACTTCAACATTTctggatttttttgaaactaggACTGTCATTGAAACTAAGGAAAATCACACAATAAAATCTCCAACTCACAATGCGCATGTATaagtatttatgtatatataaatatataaatatttattgaaattaagTAGCTGCCAACAACtgcaacaatattttaattaagtttatgtTGTTTGAAACTGCAGGGACAAGAATGGCTGCTTTTCTGGTTTTCAGTTGAGGAAGACCAAATCAGCCAAGTGTATATAAAGTTGTTAGTTCAGTACTGACCAGTGACCTCCCGACCTTCCAAAATCCAATACATAGTAATCTTTTCTTGCAAACAGCTAACTCTCAAAGTATTTTGTGATTGAGATTTGTGTACATGTACTGCAATGCGAGGTCAATTAGTTTACAGAGTAATCACAGTTTTCtacttttctttatcttttttctCTTTGTTGGAGATtaattgtaaaagctttcatgTTTGCTGGGTGATCAGTATTTAAGGGCTAACATTACCCTTTTCTCTTCTTATTTTTGGACAAATATCTATTCACTAGTATGAAATAAAATGCAGAGGAGAAATTATTTGTTCCTAGTACTTCAAAGTTATTTTGGAAACTCCACTGCAACTTTagaaaaattatcattaaataaaaataatttgatacgTTCACCTAATACCACTCATCTTTCTTTTATATAATCACACATAAGATTAAactatttatcaaatatacctCTTTTAAACATTTTATTGCAATAATACAATCTTCTTTTAAAAATTGcatatttactttcttttttaaatCTCAACAACTTATTTGTAGATTTACGTTGTGGCTGCTCGTCTCACTACTTGTCTTGCTCACTCTTTGTCCCTCTCGTGCCTTTATCTTCTGCATGCATCTCTCCTCACCATCCCCTCTCTTTTCTCCTTCTTTATCTCTGTCTCCTCTTTTCCATTGCCAGCTCTCTCAAACTTCAACTGAAGAGACAAATTTTTGATTAGGTTTTTAGATCTTGGGGAAATCAAATTGATTCCAAAAAACAATAAATAGATACAAGATGAGTCCAGAAGAAGTAAAGGCCGGAGTAGAAGTTTTATGTCCTCACAATGTGCTTTTGTTTATTGTTATGCTTCATCTTTCTAGGAAATTTTGGTTGATGCGGGTTGCTTTTGGTTTCAATActtgttgattttgttttagccCCCGCAGGGGTATTTATTTTTTCGCTTTTGCAActagttgcaacttattatgcaactagCTGAGGAAGACCAAATCAGCCAAATGTATATAAAGTTGTTGCTCAGTATCTGACCTCTCGACCTTCCAAAATCCAGTACATAGTAATATTTTCTTTGCAAATACCTAACCGTCAAAGTGTTTTGTGACTGAGATGTGTGTACATGTACTGCAATGTGAGGTCAGTTAGTTTACAGAGTAATCACAATTTTCTTTATCCTTCTTCACTACGTTGGAGACTAATTGTGAAAGTTTTCATGTTGGCTGGGTGATCAGTATTTATATATGGCCTAACATTACCCTTTTTTCTTCTTATGTTTGAACAAATATCTATTTAGTAGTATGAAATAAAATCCAGAggaaatttttttttcctcGTACTCCATAGTTATTTTCGAAACTCCACTACAACTctagaaaaatttataattaaattagaataatttgAGAACCTAATACCACTCATCTTTCCTTTATATAATCACACATAAATTCTCGTTATAAGATAATACGAGTGgggttatatttaatttaaaaaaatatatatttattagcatataaataatttatgattttaagaAGATGTGAAGTGctctatttaattatttaaataaagccATACGTTCATTAGGATCTCTAGGTTATTAAAGTGTTCAAATAATGTGATTTATAAACTATTTAGTGTTTGATAGttgttctgtaaattatttagtgtctggatgatt
Coding sequences:
- the LOC108192583 gene encoding uncharacterized protein LOC108192583; this translates as MFDYPRRDADESKSRPRNHTYADPYLGWKIGKESEKYENDTKLNGGVIEFRTTHEHGICSPPLWENQGPAIESDKLQYSLNLSPTSRRETVNRGRLELMEMVKAMPESSYELSLKDLVENFQGPEQPGGIQESAKKKKKKINNKAKKKSGNMNENNKGMFLKMVELPFGGGASRKKKVKNPYARVVLKTEDEGGFDDKEWWNKIRRWSVSDQGGSSGSGGSSRDSIGSTRSKSTRDKNGCFSGFQLRKTKSAKCI
- the LOC108192683 gene encoding uncharacterized protein LOC108192683 yields the protein MLDETTELVAKFRMARDRWEAKDLVDLKVELKICCSQSGRENHISTSDEVAGIMVASCGNSTADRDIIVEQKLGGLQRIFYIHPKLMALQYPLLFPNGEDGYHNRILFQSAPVGSNKEKDMISMKDYYSYRFQVRDNEGQVLKCQCNYQLQVLKHFFLFLNLCFFELSSLLQAKLQGSEEDFSSSIWLMLFSSMEQTRLWWFRTHQTVLRNELYTHICDSIRNGDGNSNNVGKGVILPAGYVGSKRYMQQNFQDALVVCRHVGHPDVFLTMTCNSWWDEIQKMMLFVPGCIPSNCPDIISRVFRMKLDQLTNDIKKKSHFGKCVGEFQKRGLPHVHMLIWLDGASKKYLKENVDKFVSAEIPDPDLDPAGYATVKAYMMHDPCGLQNPKSPCMKNFKCIRHFPKKYCARTVFDDSGFPLYMRRKQNITVHVHKADLDNQWVVPFNRDLLVKYQCHMNIEICCHAQSIKYLFKYCLKGHDTATVEITGRRRRTQNQATDQLINEIQAYFDGRYVCGAEVAYRIFGFPIHHRTLSVERLPFHLPGQKNCTFHAGESLERVVEREIERPSKLEAFFFLNRVDPTAHQYSYDQIPQHFVWNDTLRKWTARKRGQQIGRLSYTHHSSGEIWYLRMLLTKVRGPTSFEDIRTVNGVLLPSFRDACKEYGLLDDDKEWHDVLDQCAVGGLPPQIRQLFVHIIVNYG